A part of Amycolatopsis camponoti genomic DNA contains:
- a CDS encoding GNAT family N-acetyltransferase produces the protein MSDYTIRRARREDIGAIVRMLADDQLGAARDDPHNLAPYLSAFEQIDADPNQLLVVVTADDEPVGTLQLTLIPGLARRGALRGQVEAVRIHADHRGSGLGSDLMHWAIDEARQRGCALVQLTSDVSRTGAHRFYERLGFVPSHTGFKLTL, from the coding sequence GTGAGCGACTACACGATCCGCAGGGCACGGCGTGAGGACATCGGCGCGATAGTGCGCATGTTGGCGGACGACCAGCTCGGCGCGGCGCGCGACGACCCCCACAACCTCGCGCCGTACCTGAGCGCTTTCGAGCAAATCGACGCAGATCCTAACCAGTTACTGGTCGTCGTGACCGCCGACGACGAGCCGGTCGGGACGTTGCAGTTGACGCTCATCCCCGGCCTTGCCCGGCGCGGTGCCCTTCGCGGCCAGGTCGAGGCCGTCCGGATCCACGCCGACCATCGCGGCTCCGGGCTCGGCTCCGACCTCATGCACTGGGCGATCGACGAGGCTCGACAACGCGGATGCGCACTCGTACAGCTCACATCGGACGTCTCGAGGACCGGCGCTCACCGGTTCTACGAGCGGCTCGGCTTCGTTCCCAGCCACACCGGTTTCAAGCTCACGCTCTGA
- a CDS encoding GNAT family N-acetyltransferase, producing the protein MDVIRRARATDIEAIVRLFGAPGEPLAAALRELMNTPHVTLVVAEDDNGVAGTAQLTVLRGLAWEGATRGLLEGIRAARRGVTSALLTWGIDEARRRGCSRLHLDSGLKRADLREFYARFGFEQSYQGFTRVL; encoded by the coding sequence ATGGATGTCATCAGGCGTGCCAGGGCGACGGACATCGAGGCGATCGTGCGCCTGTTCGGTGCGCCGGGCGAGCCGCTGGCAGCCGCACTTCGAGAGCTCATGAACACCCCGCACGTCACACTGGTCGTCGCCGAGGACGACAACGGCGTCGCCGGCACCGCCCAGCTGACGGTGCTGCGAGGGCTCGCGTGGGAAGGCGCGACCCGCGGCTTGCTCGAAGGCATCCGCGCCGCGCGGCGTGGAGTGACCAGCGCGCTTCTGACCTGGGGCATCGACGAAGCCCGTCGACGAGGTTGTAGCCGCCTTCACCTCGATTCCGGCCTCAAGCGCGCCGACCTGCGGGAGTTCTACGCGCGCTTCGGGTTCGAGCAAAGCTATCAAGGGTTCACCCGCGTCCTGTGA
- a CDS encoding MBL fold metallo-hydrolase — MEPLPESSDRNWTEPGVYEVSAGVYRIPLPLPNDALRAVNVYAVTDGDRLVLVDSGWALGVAREQLANALGGIGAELADVSEFLVTHVHRDHYSQAVVLRREFGSKIALGQDEEPSLKASGNPDRLPMEAQIDLLFQAGAGEVVEALARDFGTDRRHTEADLWEAPDEWLTPGRRSILPGREFDVVATPGHTAGHVVFVDDSADLLFSGDHVLPHITPSIGFQPVPAELPLNDFIDSLRLVRAMPDRRMLPAHGPVSESVHTRVDELLEHHRQRLETIGSQITAGAGTAFEAAHRIGWTRRNRKLSEMDSFNQTLAVLETAAHLDLLVSQGKLTAQIVEGVRHYTIP, encoded by the coding sequence GTGGAACCGTTGCCGGAAAGCAGCGACAGGAACTGGACCGAGCCCGGAGTCTACGAGGTCTCGGCCGGCGTTTACCGGATCCCGCTGCCTCTACCCAACGATGCTCTGCGCGCGGTCAACGTCTACGCGGTCACCGACGGCGACAGGCTGGTCCTGGTCGACTCGGGCTGGGCGCTGGGCGTAGCTCGGGAACAGCTCGCGAATGCACTCGGCGGGATCGGTGCGGAACTGGCCGACGTCAGCGAGTTCCTCGTGACCCACGTGCACCGCGACCACTATTCACAGGCTGTCGTCCTTCGGCGCGAGTTCGGCTCGAAGATCGCTCTGGGCCAGGACGAAGAGCCGTCGTTGAAGGCTTCCGGCAACCCCGACCGGCTGCCGATGGAGGCCCAGATCGACTTGCTGTTCCAGGCCGGCGCCGGCGAAGTCGTCGAGGCCTTGGCCCGCGACTTCGGCACGGATCGCCGGCACACGGAGGCGGACCTCTGGGAAGCTCCCGACGAGTGGCTGACTCCGGGACGACGCTCGATCCTGCCCGGTCGCGAGTTCGATGTCGTCGCCACTCCCGGTCACACGGCCGGCCATGTCGTGTTCGTCGACGACAGCGCCGATCTGCTGTTCTCCGGCGATCACGTGCTGCCGCACATCACGCCTTCGATCGGATTTCAGCCCGTGCCGGCCGAGTTGCCGCTCAACGACTTCATCGACTCGCTGCGCCTGGTGCGCGCGATGCCGGACCGCCGCATGCTTCCCGCGCACGGTCCGGTGTCCGAAAGCGTGCACACACGGGTCGACGAACTGCTGGAACACCATCGGCAACGCCTCGAGACGATCGGCTCCCAGATCACCGCCGGCGCGGGCACCGCTTTCGAGGCCGCGCACCGGATCGGCTGGACCCGCCGCAACCGCAAACTGTCCGAAATGGACTCGTTCAACCAGACACTCGCAGTCCTGGAGACTGCGGCGCATCTCGACCTGCTGGTGTCCCAGGGCAAACTGACCGCCCAGATCGTCGAAGGTGTCCGCCACTACACGATCCCCTGA
- a CDS encoding phospholipid scramblase-related protein has translation MTSSPPQPGWYPDARDPRLHRWWDGRAWTTNTRPANQASPPSDSELIELDIERAHDPARVQDQVSRATRGRGAARAGGGTLFTEPVLVVNQRAKLIEMANEFGVFDQHGTRLGGVVEVGQSTLKKAIRLLTNYDQFLTHKFEVRDANHSTVLKVTRPAKVFKSRFLVTRADETPIGEIVQENVFGKIRFGFVVDGRSVGGIFAENWRAWNFSIRDHADTEVARVTKTWGGFLKAAFTTADNYVVEIPHPLPDPLASMVVAAALTIDTALKQDTN, from the coding sequence ATGACGAGTTCGCCACCGCAACCGGGCTGGTATCCCGACGCGCGGGACCCCCGTCTGCACCGTTGGTGGGACGGCCGGGCCTGGACCACCAACACCCGGCCGGCCAATCAGGCGTCGCCACCGAGCGACTCCGAGCTGATCGAGCTGGACATCGAGCGGGCCCACGATCCGGCACGCGTCCAAGACCAGGTCAGTCGCGCGACGCGCGGCCGGGGAGCCGCGCGCGCCGGCGGCGGGACGCTGTTCACCGAGCCGGTCCTGGTGGTCAACCAGCGCGCGAAGCTGATCGAGATGGCCAACGAGTTCGGCGTCTTCGACCAGCACGGCACCCGGCTCGGCGGAGTCGTCGAGGTCGGGCAGAGCACCTTGAAGAAGGCAATCCGGCTGCTCACCAACTACGACCAGTTCCTGACCCACAAGTTCGAGGTCCGGGACGCCAACCACAGCACCGTGCTCAAGGTGACGCGGCCCGCCAAGGTCTTCAAGTCGCGCTTCCTCGTCACCAGGGCCGACGAGACTCCGATCGGCGAGATCGTCCAGGAGAACGTCTTCGGGAAGATCCGCTTCGGCTTCGTCGTCGACGGCCGCTCGGTGGGCGGGATCTTCGCCGAGAACTGGCGGGCCTGGAACTTCTCGATCCGCGACCACGCCGACACCGAGGTCGCCCGAGTGACCAAGACGTGGGGCGGGTTCCTCAAGGCCGCCTTCACCACCGCCGACAACTACGTCGTGGAAATCCCCCACCCGCTGCCCGATCCGCTCGCCAGCATGGTGGTCGCCGCGGCCCTCACGATCGACACCGCCCTGAAGCAGGACACCAACTGA
- a CDS encoding methionine synthase: MNERAWPSGAATAIGSMPGTDPAEAAEILFGELPDFPHLPELPARGVGADMLGRTAALLVDLAVEVVPSGYRVAARPGHEHRRAVDLLRWDLDAVQEAREKAGATPPVFKVQLAGPWTLGAGIELPRGHRVLTDRGALRDFTSSLLDGLAGHVAEVQARTGAPVVVQFDEPSLPAVLAGGLSTPSGYGNVAAVPEPEARDLLATVIDGARAITGRPVILHCCAAKPPLGLLRDAGADALAFDLAALDGASAVFLDEIGEVWDGGATLFLGAVPTNAPASPLTLKDVGEPAFRLADRLGFNRSVLAERAVPTPACGLAGATPEWMRRALSLTRDLGKAFVEPPEGW, encoded by the coding sequence GTGAATGAGCGAGCTTGGCCCAGCGGTGCCGCGACGGCGATCGGCTCGATGCCGGGCACGGACCCCGCGGAAGCGGCGGAGATCCTGTTCGGCGAGCTGCCGGACTTCCCGCACCTGCCGGAGTTGCCCGCCCGCGGCGTCGGTGCCGACATGCTCGGCCGCACCGCCGCACTGCTGGTCGACTTGGCCGTCGAGGTCGTGCCGAGCGGCTACCGCGTGGCGGCGCGGCCGGGCCACGAGCACCGCCGGGCCGTCGACCTGCTTCGCTGGGATCTCGACGCCGTGCAGGAAGCGCGGGAGAAGGCCGGTGCCACCCCGCCGGTCTTCAAGGTCCAGCTGGCCGGCCCGTGGACGCTCGGTGCCGGGATCGAACTGCCCCGTGGCCATCGGGTGCTCACCGACCGGGGCGCCTTGCGGGACTTCACGTCCTCCCTGCTGGACGGCCTCGCCGGGCACGTCGCGGAGGTCCAGGCCAGGACCGGGGCACCGGTCGTCGTCCAGTTCGACGAGCCGTCCTTGCCCGCGGTGCTGGCCGGTGGCCTGTCGACGCCGTCCGGCTACGGAAACGTCGCCGCGGTGCCGGAGCCCGAGGCCCGTGACCTGCTCGCGACGGTGATCGACGGCGCGAGGGCGATCACCGGCCGGCCGGTGATCCTGCACTGCTGTGCCGCGAAGCCACCGCTCGGTCTGCTGCGCGACGCCGGAGCCGACGCTCTGGCTTTCGACCTCGCGGCGCTCGACGGCGCCTCCGCCGTGTTCCTCGACGAGATCGGCGAGGTCTGGGACGGCGGGGCGACGCTGTTCCTGGGCGCGGTCCCGACGAATGCCCCCGCGTCTCCGCTGACCCTGAAGGACGTCGGCGAGCCGGCGTTCCGACTGGCCGACCGGCTCGGCTTCAACCGCAGCGTCCTCGCCGAACGCGCGGTGCCGACCCCCGCCTGCGGCCTCGCCGGAGCCACGCCGGAATGGATGCGCCGGGCCCTCTCGCTGACGCGCGATCTCGGCAAGGCCTTCGTGGAGCCCCCGGAAGGCTGGTGA
- the ligA gene encoding NAD-dependent DNA ligase LigA, whose translation MSSTELPQDQVAAVDAPVAAEDVADVPAEVRERHVALAEDLRNHQFRYYVLDSPIISDGQFDELLGELQRIEDAHPSLVTPESPTQRVGGTFSTEFTAHDHLERMLSLDNVFDRDEFLAWVERVEKEVGRTEFLAELKIDGLAINLLYENGQLTRALTRGDGRTGEDVTLNMRTLDQVPETLTGTEQFPVPALVEVRGEVYFRVEDFLELNAKMVEAGKPPYANPRNTAAGSLRQKDPKITRERRLRLICHGLGKREGFEPQRQSEAYDALAAWGLPVSPHSKVLTTAEELTEHIVYWGEHRHDAEHEIDGVVIKVDQVALQRRLGTTSRAPRWAIAYKYPPEEAITTLLDIQVGVGRTGRVTPFAVTEPVTVAGSTVARATLHNQEEVKRKGVLIGDRIVIRKAGDVIPEVLGPVVDARTGEEREFVMPTHCPECGTELAYEKEGDKDIRCPNTRFCPAQLRERLFHLAGRGAFDIEVLGYEAAVALLDARVVADEGDVFDLNEDSLAEVELFRTKAGELSANARKLLANLDVAKDRPLWKVLVALSIRHVGPTAAQALAREFGSIERIEQATEEELADVDGVGPTIAHATQEWFEVGWHREIVEKWRRAGVRMEEERDESIPRNLEGLSIVVTGSLDGFSRDEAKEVIMARGGKAAGSVSKKTSFVVVGDSPGSKYDKAVQLKVPVLDEAGFRVLLERGPEAAQEVALPAGDESVEDETGETDG comes from the coding sequence GTGAGCAGCACCGAACTTCCCCAGGACCAGGTTGCGGCGGTCGACGCCCCGGTGGCCGCCGAGGACGTCGCCGACGTCCCGGCCGAGGTTCGCGAGCGGCACGTGGCCCTCGCGGAGGACCTGCGCAACCACCAGTTCCGCTACTACGTCCTGGACTCGCCGATCATCTCCGACGGGCAGTTCGACGAGTTGCTCGGCGAACTGCAGCGGATCGAGGACGCACACCCGTCGCTGGTCACGCCCGAGTCGCCGACCCAGCGCGTCGGCGGCACCTTCTCGACCGAGTTCACCGCGCACGACCACCTCGAGCGCATGCTCAGCCTGGACAACGTGTTCGACCGGGACGAGTTCCTGGCCTGGGTGGAACGCGTCGAGAAGGAGGTCGGCCGCACCGAGTTCCTCGCCGAGCTGAAGATCGACGGCCTGGCGATCAACCTCTTGTACGAAAACGGTCAACTCACCCGGGCGCTCACTCGCGGTGACGGACGGACCGGCGAAGACGTCACGCTGAACATGCGCACTCTGGACCAGGTGCCCGAGACTCTCACAGGCACCGAGCAGTTCCCTGTGCCCGCTCTGGTCGAGGTCCGCGGCGAGGTCTATTTCCGCGTCGAGGACTTCCTCGAGCTGAACGCGAAGATGGTCGAAGCGGGCAAGCCGCCCTACGCGAACCCGCGCAACACCGCGGCCGGTTCGCTGCGCCAGAAGGACCCGAAGATCACCCGTGAGCGCCGGCTGCGACTGATCTGCCACGGTCTCGGCAAGCGCGAGGGCTTCGAGCCGCAGCGCCAGTCGGAGGCGTACGACGCGCTGGCCGCGTGGGGGCTGCCGGTGTCGCCGCACAGCAAGGTCCTGACCACGGCCGAGGAACTCACCGAGCACATCGTCTACTGGGGAGAGCACCGGCACGACGCCGAGCACGAGATCGACGGCGTCGTCATCAAGGTCGACCAGGTAGCGCTGCAGCGCCGGCTGGGCACGACGTCGCGGGCGCCGCGGTGGGCGATCGCTTACAAGTACCCGCCGGAAGAAGCGATCACCACGCTGCTGGACATCCAGGTCGGTGTCGGGCGCACCGGACGAGTGACCCCGTTCGCGGTCACCGAGCCGGTCACGGTCGCGGGGTCGACCGTCGCGCGGGCCACCCTCCACAACCAGGAGGAAGTCAAGCGCAAGGGCGTGCTGATCGGTGACCGGATCGTCATTCGCAAGGCGGGTGATGTCATCCCCGAGGTCCTCGGGCCGGTGGTGGACGCGCGCACGGGCGAAGAGCGCGAGTTCGTCATGCCCACCCACTGCCCGGAATGCGGCACCGAGCTCGCCTACGAGAAGGAAGGCGACAAGGACATCCGCTGCCCGAACACGCGGTTCTGTCCCGCGCAGTTGCGGGAACGGCTCTTCCACCTGGCCGGGCGCGGCGCCTTCGACATCGAGGTCCTCGGGTACGAGGCCGCGGTCGCGCTGCTCGATGCGCGGGTGGTCGCCGACGAGGGTGACGTCTTCGACCTGAACGAGGACAGCCTCGCCGAGGTCGAGCTGTTCCGCACGAAGGCCGGCGAGTTGTCCGCGAACGCGCGAAAGCTGCTCGCGAACCTCGACGTGGCCAAAGATCGGCCACTGTGGAAGGTGCTGGTCGCTTTGTCGATCCGGCACGTCGGGCCGACTGCGGCGCAGGCGCTGGCCCGCGAGTTCGGTTCGATCGAGCGGATCGAGCAGGCCACCGAAGAGGAGCTCGCGGACGTCGACGGCGTCGGCCCGACCATCGCGCACGCGACGCAGGAGTGGTTCGAGGTCGGCTGGCACCGGGAGATCGTCGAAAAGTGGCGACGCGCCGGCGTGCGGATGGAGGAGGAGCGCGACGAGTCGATCCCGCGCAACCTCGAGGGCCTGTCGATCGTGGTGACGGGTTCGCTCGACGGCTTCTCCCGCGACGAGGCCAAGGAGGTCATCATGGCCCGGGGCGGCAAGGCCGCCGGGTCGGTCTCGAAGAAGACCTCGTTCGTCGTCGTCGGGGATTCGCCTGGTTCGAAATACGACAAGGCTGTGCAACTCAAGGTGCCGGTGCTCGACGAAGCCGGCTTCCGTGTCCTGCTGGAGCGGGGGCCCGAGGCGGCGCAGGAGGTGGCGCTGCCGGCCGGCGATGAGAGCGTCGAAGACGAGACTGGGGAGACGGATGGTTGA
- a CDS encoding GNAT family N-acetyltransferase, producing the protein MVDVEIRPPRPEEYAAAGEVTVQAYDADGHLAGDVGYDAKLRDVASRAELAEVLVAVDASGEVLGTVTVVRPGSPYAEISRPGELEFRMLAVAPSARGRGVGEALTRAVLGRARALGIPKVVLSSLDRMQAAHRLYERLGFARLAERDWRPFPHISLIAYQIDV; encoded by the coding sequence ATGGTTGATGTCGAGATCCGGCCACCGCGGCCCGAGGAGTACGCCGCCGCGGGCGAGGTCACGGTCCAGGCTTACGACGCCGATGGTCACTTGGCCGGTGATGTCGGTTATGACGCGAAGCTGCGTGACGTCGCGAGCCGGGCCGAGCTGGCCGAAGTGCTCGTCGCCGTCGATGCGTCGGGGGAGGTGCTTGGCACCGTGACCGTCGTGCGGCCGGGGTCGCCGTACGCCGAGATCTCGCGTCCGGGAGAGCTGGAGTTCCGGATGCTCGCGGTGGCGCCGTCGGCGCGTGGTCGCGGTGTCGGCGAGGCGCTGACGCGGGCCGTGCTCGGCCGTGCGCGGGCGCTGGGCATCCCCAAGGTGGTGTTGAGCAGTCTCGACCGGATGCAAGCCGCGCACCGGCTCTACGAGCGACTCGGGTTCGCGCGCCTGGCAGAGCGGGACTGGCGGCCGTTTCCGCACATCAGCCTGATCGCCTACCAGATCGACGTCTGA
- a CDS encoding amino acid-binding protein, which produces MSFLIRVLLPDSPGTLGAVATALGTVGADILSVDVVERGTGVAVDDLVVELPSGRLPDALITAAESVEGVEVDAVRPYAGVLDTHRELELVEEIAAQPKSGLDILAEGVPRIVRAGWAMIVEHSETGALRLASSSAAPETPITDLPWLPLERATVLDGEEAWIPETWKELGTELAATPLGKPGKALLVARPGGPAFRAAEVARLAHLAGIVAVVLDG; this is translated from the coding sequence GTGTCGTTCCTGATCCGGGTCCTCCTTCCGGACAGCCCGGGAACCCTCGGCGCGGTCGCCACGGCGCTCGGCACGGTGGGCGCCGACATCCTCAGCGTGGACGTCGTCGAGCGCGGCACCGGAGTGGCGGTCGACGACCTGGTGGTTGAACTCCCGTCCGGTCGGCTGCCCGACGCGCTCATCACGGCGGCGGAGAGTGTCGAAGGCGTCGAAGTGGACGCTGTCCGCCCCTACGCGGGCGTGCTCGACACGCACCGCGAGCTCGAACTCGTCGAAGAGATCGCCGCGCAGCCGAAGTCCGGCCTCGACATCCTGGCCGAAGGCGTGCCCCGGATCGTGCGCGCCGGCTGGGCGATGATCGTCGAACACTCCGAGACCGGCGCCCTCCGGCTGGCGTCGTCGAGCGCCGCGCCGGAGACCCCGATCACCGACCTGCCCTGGCTGCCGCTCGAGCGCGCGACGGTGCTCGACGGCGAAGAAGCCTGGATCCCGGAGACGTGGAAGGAACTGGGCACCGAGCTGGCGGCCACGCCGCTGGGCAAGCCGGGCAAGGCGCTGCTCGTCGCCCGCCCCGGCGGCCCGGCCTTCCGAGCGGCCGAGGTCGCCCGGCTGGCTCACCTCGCCGGGATCGTCGCAGTCGTCCTCGACGGCTAG
- the gatC gene encoding Asp-tRNA(Asn)/Glu-tRNA(Gln) amidotransferase subunit GatC — protein MPNISRDEVAHLAKLARLAVTYDEIDVFAGQLDQILDSVAKVSEVAAADVPPTSHAVPLTNVFREDVVRPGLTQQQALAGAPAAEDGRFRVPRILGEEQ, from the coding sequence GTGCCCAACATTTCCCGAGACGAGGTCGCGCACCTCGCGAAGCTGGCCAGGCTGGCCGTGACCTACGACGAGATCGACGTCTTCGCCGGCCAGCTCGACCAGATCCTGGACTCGGTGGCCAAGGTGAGCGAGGTCGCCGCCGCCGATGTGCCGCCGACGTCGCACGCCGTGCCGCTGACGAACGTCTTCCGGGAGGACGTCGTCCGTCCCGGGCTCACGCAGCAGCAGGCGCTGGCCGGCGCGCCGGCCGCCGAGGACGGCCGCTTCCGGGTGCCGCGGATTCTGGGGGAAGAGCAGTGA
- the gatA gene encoding Asp-tRNA(Asn)/Glu-tRNA(Gln) amidotransferase subunit GatA, with translation MTELIKLTAAELAEKIHTREVSAVEVTQAHLDRITEVDDHIHAFLHVDTAGALAAAKAVDEGIAGGNAPVSALAGVPLALKDVLTTEGVPTTCGSKTLEGWIPPYDATVTRKLREAGVVILGKTNMDEFAMGSSTENSAYGPTHNPWDHARIPGGSGGGSSASIAAFEAAIAIGTDTGGSIRQPGSVTGTVGVKPTYGGVSRYGLVAFSSSLDQAGPCARTVLDAALLHEVIAGHDPLDSTSIDAPVPPVVAAARQGMTGDLKGVKVGVVKEFGGDGYQLGVERSFQAAVEQLRALGAEVVEVSCPHFVYALPAYYLIAPSEASSNLARFDAMRYGLRVADDGNHSAEEVMSLTREKGFGAEVKRRIMLGTYALSSGYYDAYYGSAQKVRTLITRDFAAAFEKVDVLVSPTTPTTAFKIGERVDDPMAMYLADLCTIPSNLAGNAAMSVPSGLSDEDGLPVGLQIMAPALADDRLYRVGAAYEAARDAAAGGALIHKVPELGGTK, from the coding sequence GTGACCGAGCTCATCAAGCTGACCGCCGCGGAACTGGCGGAAAAAATCCACACGCGTGAGGTGTCCGCGGTCGAGGTCACCCAGGCTCACCTGGACCGGATCACCGAGGTCGACGACCACATCCACGCGTTCCTGCACGTCGACACCGCGGGCGCGCTGGCCGCGGCCAAGGCCGTCGACGAGGGCATCGCCGGGGGGAACGCGCCCGTGTCGGCGCTGGCCGGCGTGCCGCTCGCGCTCAAGGACGTCCTGACCACCGAGGGCGTGCCGACGACCTGTGGTTCGAAAACGCTCGAAGGCTGGATCCCGCCGTACGACGCGACCGTGACGCGCAAGCTGCGCGAGGCCGGTGTCGTGATTCTCGGCAAGACGAACATGGACGAGTTCGCCATGGGCTCGTCGACCGAGAACTCGGCGTACGGCCCGACGCACAACCCGTGGGACCACGCCCGCATCCCGGGCGGGTCGGGCGGTGGCTCGTCGGCGTCGATCGCGGCGTTCGAGGCGGCCATCGCGATCGGCACCGACACCGGTGGCTCGATCCGGCAGCCAGGGTCCGTCACCGGCACCGTCGGGGTCAAGCCGACCTACGGCGGGGTGTCGCGGTACGGCCTCGTCGCTTTTTCGTCGTCGCTCGACCAGGCCGGGCCGTGCGCGCGGACAGTGCTCGACGCCGCCCTGCTGCACGAGGTCATCGCCGGGCACGACCCGCTGGACTCGACCTCCATCGACGCGCCGGTGCCGCCGGTGGTCGCCGCGGCCCGCCAGGGCATGACGGGTGACCTCAAGGGCGTCAAGGTCGGCGTCGTGAAGGAGTTCGGCGGCGATGGCTACCAGCTGGGCGTGGAGCGGTCGTTCCAGGCCGCGGTCGAGCAGCTGCGGGCGCTCGGGGCCGAGGTCGTCGAGGTCTCTTGTCCGCACTTCGTCTACGCGCTGCCCGCGTACTACCTGATCGCGCCGAGCGAGGCCTCGTCGAACCTCGCGCGGTTCGACGCCATGCGCTACGGCCTGCGCGTCGCCGACGACGGCAACCACAGCGCCGAAGAGGTCATGTCGCTCACCCGCGAGAAGGGCTTCGGCGCCGAGGTGAAGCGGCGCATCATGCTGGGCACCTACGCGTTGTCGTCCGGCTACTACGACGCCTACTACGGCTCGGCGCAGAAGGTGCGCACGCTGATCACGCGTGACTTCGCGGCCGCGTTCGAAAAGGTCGATGTCCTCGTTTCGCCCACGACGCCGACCACGGCGTTCAAGATCGGCGAGCGCGTGGACGACCCGATGGCGATGTACCTCGCCGACCTGTGCACGATCCCGTCGAACCTCGCCGGCAACGCCGCCATGAGCGTGCCGAGCGGGCTGTCCGACGAAGACGGGCTGCCGGTCGGCCTGCAGATCATGGCCCCGGCGCTCGCCGACGACCGGCTCTACCGGGTCGGCGCCGCCTACGAGGCCGCCCGTGACGCCGCCGCCGGTGGGGCGCTCATCCACAAGGTCCCGGAGCTGGGAGGAACGAAGTGA
- the gatB gene encoding Asp-tRNA(Asn)/Glu-tRNA(Gln) amidotransferase subunit GatB, whose product MTAVAELMDYADVIERFDPVLGLEVHVELNTNTKMFCGCANEFGGEPNTKVCPTCLGLPGALPALNGKAVEGAIRIGLALNCEIAEWCRFARKNYFYPDMPKNFQTSQYDEPIAFNGYLDVTLDDGEVVRVEIERAHMEEDTGKSLHVGGATGRIHGAEHSLLDYNRAGVPLIEIVTKTIEGTGERAPEVARAYVSALRDLLRALDVSDVRMDQGSLRCDANVSLMPKGATEFGTRTETKNVNSLRSVERAVRYEMTRQAAILAEGGKIKQETRHFQEADGTTSPGRTKETAEDYRYFPEPDLVPIAPAREWVEQLRGTLPEMPSERRKRIQTEWSLSDEALRDLLNVGAVDLVAATVEAGASPDEARGWWVNTLAQEANAREVELADLTITPKQVAEVIGLVSSGELTNKLAKEVVQGVLAGEGEPREVVEKRGLKVVSDDSALLAAIDEALAGQPDVADKIRGGKVAAAGAIVGAVMKATKGQADAKRVRELIIERVGS is encoded by the coding sequence GTGACTGCCGTGGCCGAGTTGATGGACTACGCCGACGTCATCGAGCGGTTCGACCCCGTGCTGGGGCTCGAGGTGCACGTCGAGCTGAACACCAACACCAAGATGTTCTGCGGCTGCGCCAACGAGTTCGGCGGCGAGCCGAACACGAAGGTCTGCCCGACCTGCCTCGGCCTGCCCGGGGCGCTGCCTGCGCTCAACGGCAAGGCGGTCGAAGGCGCGATCCGGATCGGGCTCGCGCTGAACTGCGAGATCGCCGAGTGGTGCCGGTTCGCCCGGAAGAACTACTTCTACCCGGACATGCCGAAGAACTTCCAGACGTCGCAGTACGACGAGCCGATCGCCTTCAACGGCTACCTCGACGTCACGCTCGACGACGGCGAGGTCGTGCGCGTCGAGATCGAGCGCGCGCACATGGAAGAGGACACCGGGAAGTCGCTGCACGTCGGCGGCGCCACCGGGCGGATCCACGGCGCCGAGCACTCGCTGCTCGACTACAACCGGGCCGGCGTGCCGCTGATCGAGATCGTCACCAAGACGATCGAGGGCACCGGCGAGCGGGCCCCCGAGGTCGCGCGGGCGTACGTCAGCGCGCTGCGGGACCTGCTGCGCGCGCTCGACGTGTCCGACGTCCGCATGGACCAGGGCTCGCTGCGGTGCGACGCGAACGTTTCGCTCATGCCGAAGGGCGCCACCGAGTTCGGTACGCGCACCGAGACGAAGAACGTCAACTCGCTGCGCAGCGTCGAACGGGCCGTTCGCTACGAGATGACGCGGCAGGCGGCGATCCTCGCCGAAGGCGGCAAGATCAAGCAGGAGACGCGGCACTTCCAGGAGGCCGACGGCACCACGTCGCCCGGCCGGACGAAGGAGACCGCGGAGGACTACCGGTACTTCCCGGAGCCCGACCTGGTCCCGATCGCGCCCGCGCGCGAGTGGGTCGAACAGCTGCGCGGCACGCTGCCGGAGATGCCGTCCGAGCGGCGGAAGCGGATCCAGACGGAGTGGTCGCTTTCCGACGAAGCCCTGCGTGACCTGCTGAACGTCGGTGCCGTCGACCTCGTCGCGGCCACGGTCGAGGCCGGCGCGTCGCCGGACGAGGCGCGCGGCTGGTGGGTCAACACCCTGGCGCAGGAGGCGAACGCCCGCGAGGTCGAGCTGGCCGACCTGACGATCACGCCGAAGCAGGTGGCCGAGGTCATCGGGCTGGTGTCCTCCGGCGAGCTGACGAACAAGCTTGCCAAGGAGGTCGTCCAGGGCGTGCTCGCCGGCGAGGGCGAGCCGCGCGAGGTCGTCGAGAAGCGCGGGCTGAAGGTCGTCTCGGACGACTCGGCGTTGCTCGCGGCGATCGACGAGGCCTTGGCGGGGCAGCCGGACGTCGCGGACAAGATCCGCGGCGGCAAGGTCGCCGCGGCGGGCGCGATCGTCGGCGCGGTCATGAAGGCGACCAAGGGGCAGGCCGACGCCAAGCGGGTCCGCGAGCTGATCATCGAACGCGTCGGTTCCTGA